The Streptomyces sp. NBC_00239 genome contains a region encoding:
- a CDS encoding DUF3307 domain-containing protein produces MFATVFVLLYAAHLLSDYALQSDHQAEHKAEPGITGWCANLSHAATHVLVSAVLLALGTAVLNLPLSGPITAVSLAWVGASHALLDRRWPVLWWMEHVGRAPKYAANGGAAFVDQAGHVTALVLAALAAAA; encoded by the coding sequence TTGTTCGCCACCGTGTTCGTTCTGCTGTACGCCGCGCATCTGCTCTCCGACTACGCCCTGCAGAGCGATCACCAGGCCGAGCACAAGGCCGAGCCCGGCATCACCGGATGGTGCGCCAACCTGTCCCACGCCGCGACACACGTACTCGTCTCGGCGGTGCTGCTGGCCCTGGGCACAGCGGTGCTGAACCTGCCGTTGAGCGGTCCGATCACGGCCGTCTCCCTGGCGTGGGTCGGCGCCTCGCACGCTCTTCTGGACCGCCGGTGGCCTGTCCTGTGGTGGATGGAGCACGTCGGCCGGGCGCCGAAGTACGCGGCCAACGGCGGCGCCGCCTTCGTCGACCAGGCCGGTCACGTCACCGCGCTCGTCCTGGCTGCCCTTGCGGCCGCCGCCTGA